The genome window TAACCAGTATGTGCTATACATAGCATTAGCAGCAGGCGTATTGGTCTTTGTCTCTATTGTGTATCAACTTTCCAAAAAGCGATGGCTTAAGGCAGTAGCCGGAATTATGCTTTCCTTTGGTATTACAGTAACAGGTATTGTCGTGATCTTTTTAGCCGGAGCCTTTAACAGTGTAACAAAAGGTAACACCAACGCTTTAGATACAACTTATTATAAAGCGGAATTTGAAGACCATACTCGGTTACCTTTTCCTACCTCTGCCAAGATCCTTGTTAAAGATGAAACAGCACAAGGATTCGGTTTTGAAAATGAATTTGATGCGCACTGCCTGATCCGGTTGTCGAAAGCTGAATATCAGCAGTTGCTGTCTTCTATTAATGCTGATCCGGAATTTTCGAGAGATAATACTGCACCAGATTTTAGCGGAACAGTACTGGCCGGAAAGGTAAAAGCAGCGGACTTTTCCGCTTCGTATTCCCATGATGATCCGGGCTATAGCTGGTACGCGGTTAGCTTTCATGAAGACGGAGAAAGGGTAGCTTTAAAGGTTTCTACTTACTAAGTGCGGAATGAAAATAATAGTGTTACAAATTGTAACAAAACGTAACAAGCAATATCAAGTAATCAAAAGAGATGTGCGGCAGGTATTCCATTGCTATTACGGTAAAAGATAAAAACAACAAAGCTTCGCGCGTAGCCCGGCTGCTAGAGAAGTATAAGTTAGAAGCGCATTACAATGCCGCGCCTTCGCAGTTGTTACCTGTTGTAACAGCAGATGAACCGGACAAGATACAGCTCTTTTCCTGGGGCTTAGTACCGCATTGGTCTAAGGATCAACACCACGGAAATAAACCAATCAATGCCCGTGCGGAAACACTGCTGGAGAAGCCAAGTTTCCGGGAACTGGTCAGCCGCAGGCACTGCCTGGTTCCGGCAGATGGCTTTTATGAATGGCGGAAAACAGCATCCGGAAAAGTGCCTTACCGCTTTCTGTTAAAAAGTGAAGAACTCTTTTCTTTTGCAGGACTCTGGGATGAGTGGGCGGATACGGAAACAGGTGAAATGCAGCGGACTTTTACCATTATTACGATGGAAGCAAATGAGCTGGTAAAGCCAACACACGACCGAATGCCGGTCATTCTTTCACCGGAAAAAGAAGAGGCTTGGCTCGATGTAACAAAAGGTAACAACTTGTTACAGCAATTCCTACGGCCTTTTCCGGCAGAGGAAATGAAGAGTTATGCTGTGTCTGCATTGGTGAATTCTGTTTCTAACAATTCCGCTAATTTGTTACAGCAGGTACCGGAGCAAGGAAGTTTGTTTTAGGCTTGTAACAATTTGTTACTCACATTTTATGGACATGCTATATATAACTTACAACTTTAGTTTAAAAAAAACTAAAGTTTACTTCAGCTGCGCGATAGCTAGTGTATCATATAAGGCAGCCAGTTTTATACAGAAAATAAGAATTCCTTGTATGCTCACCTAAATTTTTAAAAGCAATAATGAAGAAGAAAATTCTTTTATTAGTCATCCTTGTTGCCGTGCTAGCAGGACTACTGGCTTTCCCATTTCGTCACAAGATAAAAAGGAAAATAAGGTATGTAACAGACAGGAGCATGAACCTTATTTTTGGCCGATCAAACAGCTGTGATAATTGCGCAACGCTGTTTGATGATAAGGTAACAATCCATGAGCAAGCTTATTTAAATGAAGGCATACTACCACAAGATAGCGATGACGGGTTAAAGCTACTTTTAGCTAATGAAACATTAGTAGAACTCCGATCAAGTCAATATTACATTGTCCGGAATTTTAAGTATTCCAAGCCCTATTTGTTGCCAACGGCACAGGCGTTTATTGATACTCTAGCGAATACTTATACTTTCGAATGCAAGGCAAGGAAATTAACATACTTACCTTTTACCATATCAAGTGGTACCCGCTCGGTTGCTTCAGTTGAAAAGTTGATGAAAAGCAATAGCAATTCAATCAAGAACAGCAGTCACTTAAAAGGGAAAACCTTTGATGTGAGTTATACAGCTTTTGGTGACAACAAGCAGCAACTAAAAGCTTTTATTTCTGCTCTTGATCAGTTGCGCAGAGAAGAAAAGTGTTACGTGAAGTATGAGCGGAATGGCACGCTGCATATCACGGTCATCTAAAGATTTTTTGGGATGGGTGGTAATCTAAGCACATCTTGGTACCTCACAACAAAAATTGTTATTTAAAAATGAAGAAGGTTTATAAATGGATACTGCTGTGCTTACTATTATTTGTGTGCGCCGCTATAGTTATTGCTTACTTGTTATTTACTAAAACTGCAGAAGTGGTAATAGATAAGACGAAGTATCCTGTGACAGGAATAGATGTCTCTAACCATACTGGTAAAATTGATTTTAACCAGATTAAAGAGCAAGGAGTGGATTTTGTTTATGTTAAGGCTACTGAAGGTTCTAATTTCACAGACCAAAGTTTTGAGCGTAACTATAGTAATGCCAAGCTTGCAGGGATTCCTGTAGGTGCTTATCACTTCTTCAGGTTTAACAAGAGTGGCAAAGATCAGGCAAAGCATTTCCTAAAGCACATCAAAGGTAAACAGCTTGAGCTCCCCTTGGTACTGGACGTAGAAGATTGGGGAAATCCTAGTGGGATGAAAAGAGAGACAGTAACGGCAGAACTTCAGCATTTCATTGAAGATGTAGAAAAAGAAGTGAAAGAAGATGTAATGATCTATACCAATGAAAGTGGGTATAGATCATATATAAGTGGAAACTTTGATAATAAGAGTATTTGGATCTGTTCTTTTAGTAATAGTCCGAAGATTAATACAAAATGGACACTCTGGCAACACTCTCATATTGGTGAGTTAAATGGTGCAGAGGGCCGGATTGATTTAAATACTTTTAACGGAAGCAGGGTGGAGTGGAACACCTATTTGCTATCTAGATAGGATCAGAGGAGACTTTATGAAGAATTAAGGCTGTAAAATTAACTATATGAGAGGATTAGTAGTATTAAACTTAACACAATCAAAGTAGAAGAGAAAGCAGTAAGACTATAAGTTAGTTGCACTACAAAAGGTTGGTCCTGTTGCAGTAAGGATACACACTAATACATCAACAGGGCTAGGAAATGAAAATATGAAAATGTCACAATTTAAGTTACACATACAATAACTGAAATTGCTCCCTTTTCAGAATAGGTATAGTATACTTAAATGCTTCAATTTCATTTGTTTTACTTAATTGTATCGGATTGCAAATGAGCTTGGTCTGTTATTAAGATCCTCAACATTATCTTTTGATTTTCTTAAGTAACATATAAAGACATAGGATTTTCTAGTAAGCAATATTACAAATTCACCATAGCCAAAAAAGTTATTCTTTGGCATAAATTCTTGATGCATTGTTTCTGATGCTCCAAGTAAATCATATAATGTGCCTCCAAACAGAAAGGGGCCAACATTACCTTTTGCTATAATAGCCTCTGAAGATTTAAAATGCTTAAATTCAGAAAGATCATTATAGTCACTACCATAAACTGGATGATTATACTTTTCACTACTTAGAATCTCATATCTTACAGAATCATTCATTTCAAAAGCTTTGGAAAGTATCAAACTACTATCAGCTTCATTCATGAAAATAAGGGCTTCTCTATCATCTTCATCTACAATAGACTTGTAACCATTTGGAATATATACATTAAGATTGTTCCTGTCAATCATTTCCAATTGCTCCTTAGTTAAAGAGTCAACCATTGAGGATTGGTTAAAAGGAAATTGATCTGCAACACTCAAGAAGTAAGTTGTTTTATTTATTGCCTTGTTTTCAGAGCAAGAAAAATGGATGAGGATTACGAATAGGTAGATGCAATACTTCTTCATTGTTTTCTAAGATTTTTAATGCCATACCATTATAATTATGGAATGATCTGATAAGTAATTTGGAGACTAAAAAATTACATAGGGCCTAATGAATAATCCGTAACTGTTCTATTCTGAACGTCATAAATCATTACATCACCTGCATAACAACAGTCAAAGGAAATTTCAAGGAAATCTAGAGTGTCTTGTTTGAAAGGTTCTACTGATTTTACTTCCATTTCGCAAAAGTTTCCGGTACTTGTTATTTTGTTTTCCTTTACATAGAGACATGCCTTATAAATGTATTCGTAGTTCTTCTTATTTGAATCAATTGAACTACAATCGCAATTTTCTTTTTGTAATGCATCGTACTTATTTCTTATAATAATTAAAAGTACGACAGCAGTTATGATTAGAAAAGCTGAAATCAAAATTACAAATGCCGTTTTAAACCAGGCCTTTTTTATCCTTTTTCGCTCTAAAAGTACTAGAAGTATAATAAAAGCTAGAAGTATAATGAAGTGTGAATTGAGAGTTAAGTTAACTGGAGAGCCTTCAATACATATGATTAATAGTAGATAGACTACAACATACATCTTCCAATTTAAAAATCTCTTTTTTAAAACTTTGATGTTTAATTCTTCTTTAGGTTCCACAAGTTTGTTGTTAAACTTTATTCCTTCGTGTTAATAATGTAATAGTGAGTTTGCATCTCAAAATTTAATTGAACTTTGTAAGACTCTTTTGATTAAAGAAAATGTAGTATTCGGATTTATACTTTTTTATAGTAGCAGGCTTAGTCTACATATTCACAAGAATAGGGTGTTACAATATTCTTCATTTCTGTTATCATCCAAGTAGTTGTACCATCAGTAAAGTTTATTTTCTCAAGCTTAATATCTTGTTGATAGCATTTCATCCCACTGTATGGGTGGATTGTTGAATAATTGACTCTGAAAACTCCTTGAGACTCAGTTTGTTGTATGGAATTAGCCTTTTCTATATAAGCATCGTTAATTCCCCCAAAATTATAGTAATCACAAAAGTCATCTTTGCCTTTGTCCTCCCATTCTTGAATAAAAGTTTTGAGCCAGACTGCGTCACAATCATTGTTACTTAAAGCCCAAAAGAATTGTAGCATAGCTTGAGTAGCAGAATGTCCATTATCATCAAGATATGAACTTGAACTTGGAGACTGATAAATTTCACCAAGTGTTTTGGTGTAATCTAAGAATGAAATCGCATTTGTATCTGTAGTATCAACTTCTACAGCAGTAGTATCTACAACTGTTTCTTCAACAGTTGTTTCTTCCGTTTCATAAGCAATTTCTTCATTAGTATCCGATTTAAAATCAGCTACTGCTATTGTTCCAAATATTATGACAGCTAATAAAGACCAAATTATGGTTGATGTATAATCTTTCTTTCTTACTGTTGGGGTTATATTTGTTTTTGGGGACGATGATATGTGAACATAAGTAGGGGAATTAATATGAGAAGCTGGCTGAGTTTCTGATTTATACTTATTTCTAACAGGTGATATAGGTTGTTCTTTAGAGAAGTTAATATCAATTCTTCTTAAGCTATCAGTTATCGTGCGTTGTTTAACTTGAGAGCCATAGGAAATAATAAGTGTCTTACCCAGATATTGTTCTTTGTCAATTTTTAAGGGGGTTTCACCGATCTTTTGCAAAGTAGATTTTAGAACAGTAGCTCCCGCAGGACTGGATAAGATTTCAATAAACCGAGAGGATAGCCTATCACCTTGTGAAGCTTCAGGATTGGCCTCTGCTAATGTTTCTGTCTTATTTACATTTTTCGGTGCAATAGACTGCTCAATACTATAGAGTATTGGCTTATCAACTGAAGAAACAGGAGACTTACAGAAGTACTCTAAGCTGTTTAAATAAAAGGACAACGCTGGTTTATTGAGGTTATAGAGCCGCTGGACCAGCTTAGAGTTCCTGAAATTCTTGAAATCTTCACCAGTGAAAAGTAGGTTGTCGAGCGTATTATAACCTCCTTGCATCACTTCCAACCAAAGACTTTTGTCGTACTTCAGTGCTTCAAGTGCGCAGAGAATTACCCAAAATGAAAAGCGATCTATTTTCTCATTATAATAAGCCTGAGTTCTTTTAGGATGCTGAAACTCGGAACGACCGTGCTCTAAATTCGTCTTGTTAGCAAATTCAGGTATATACAAGCCATCATAATCAATCAGCTTAATTACAGGATTACCTGAAGAATCTTTGGTTACAAGAACGTTACCACACTGTATGTCTCCATGGCCAATGGAGTGCTTCTCTAAGCTATCACTAACCTTAACAATTTGTTCCTGGAGCTTCGTTAAAATAGTATCGTTGTGCAGGTTATCTGAAATATACTTATTCAGAAGCTGTCCATTTACCCACTCCATTTTAACGACCGGGTAATAACGTCCATGTACATCTATTTCATCTTCCAGAATCTCAATCTCGGTGCACCAGCTTTCATTAATGCCTTCCAGGTAGTTGCTAATGCTCCTATACCTATCTAGCGTTTCATTGTCAGCACTTATAAAACAACGAATGGCATACTCTTTAGACTGGGCTTTCGCTTTAAACACGACAGCATATGCACCTGAGCCATAGGAGTAAATTTTAACAGGAAGTGTGCGTGATGGTACAAAACTTAAACCATGCAAAGATCTGAAAGCATCTGTCCCATGAGTTTTGATAACCTGGTTATACTCAGCTATAGTTGGGAACATTATTCTTTAATTTCAGTAGGATCAGTCTGCTTTACTGAATCGGTTTTCTTAACTGTATTAACCTTTTGAGTTGATACTTTCTCTTCGCTTAGTTTGGCTTCCTGAGACTTTTGTTCTATAGTAGGTTTATCTGTTTTTTTATCTTCTGTTGGAGCTAGAGTTTCTTTTGACTTCGCTGTTGAAGTATTACGAACTACAGGTTTTTCTATCTTAGGCTCAGGTGTAACAATTGCTTCTTTTTTAATGCTATTAGAATCAAGAATTACGGATGTCTCATTTGATAAAGGTTGACTATTAGCAACCAATTTTAGTCTGTCAATTTCAGCTTGTAAATTGTTAATTGTTGCATCCCGCTCTGCAATAATGGCTGATTGGTTACTAGAGTCTTGTTTGGAAGCTCCGGGTTTTACAATAATGAAATAAGCGAATAGTAAAGTATTTAGTAGTACCAGTCCCACAAGTAATAATAGTATTGTTTGTTGAGACTTAGAACTTTGTTTTACCTGGTGTAATTCATTACCAATTTGGTTAACAGAGTTTGTTATGTGTTGCATTTCGATTTCTGATAAATCGCTTGATTGGCTCAAGCTTGATGGGTTTGAAACAAATGATGGTATAAATTCTGATTTTTTCTCTCTCGGAAAACTGAAGTCAATAGGGGGTGTTATTTCCGAAACTTTGTTGGAAGAAAAGTTATAGATAACTAAAGCTGTAATATCATCTTCTTCCAATTCTTTGCCATCCCACCGAGCTAAACAGAAGTCTTTAAAGCTATCAAAGTCTTCTATCTGAATTAAGTCATGTATATAATTTGGGTGCTTCAGGAATAACCTGCTCAAAGCATCAGTAGCTAGCACAATTATAGACTCGTCTTGTAATGGTAGCTCTTTTTGCCAAAATATATTAGTCTCTGTTTCGTTGCTCAATAAACTCTCCGTGTTCAGGAAAAACTGATTTCTATCTAGAGCCTCCGCTGAGTCAAATGGGAAAGCATTTGTTCCATCAGGGTTGATGATAAACAAATTTGAATCACCAACACTTGTAACATGGATTGCCTTATTACCTATAAGTTGTAAACCTAAAAATGTAGCAGTAGCGCCTTTTTTGAGTTTTTCTCGCTCAAGGGATGCCTTAGCAGGATTTGCGCTGAATTTGTAGTCCTGACACTTAAACTCACTTGCTTCTTGAGTAAAAGAAGCAAGCAATTTTGCACTGTCAAATTCGGGATTAGATATGAACTTCTGAGTAAGCAGCGAAGCCCAGACTTCGGAATTAAAACTTTGAGTTGTCCCGTCAGCAATGGCATAGACATGATCATTTGGTGAGATACCAAATTTGTCCTGAATAAACTTATACTCATAAGATGCCCGCTTATGAAGTTGGAAAACTTTGATAGCCATTATTGCGGGGTACCAATATTTAAGAAGTTGATCAGGTCCGTTGCATTTCCGTTGAAAACATAGCCTTTCGCCCTATCATGTATATTATAGCCCTTTTGCTGCGCGATCCGAATCATGTTCTCATTTAATGGTGTAGAAATATCAAACAACAGCTGCGCAAATTTATCCTGTACCTCTGGTGTGTCATTAGGGAAAAGCACTCTATCACCAGTAGCGGAAGAAATATGAATATTTAAAATGCTCACCGGGCCATAGTTCGTACTAAGCATTTGTAATTGCTCAGCCTCTTTCTTAAGCAGATTAAAATCACGACCTGCATCTGTTGCTTCACCATCTGTTATATTAATGACAATAGGAGGGTGGCAGTCCCTATGATTTCCCCAATTTATCCAGTCCTGGCATAGTCTTCTAGCATTTTCAAAGGCTTTCGTCATCGGTGTAGCACTTTGTGCGTAAGGTTTAATCCAGATAGGTTTATCGTTTTCCTGACCAAGCGGGTATTCAAATATGTCGTTAATTGATACGACCCATTTATTGGTTAATTGACCTTCCCAACCTGATTGTACTTTATCACCATCTTTACCATAGCCGAGTATAGCTAGCTCAAAACGATTCTTAAGTTCTCCACCACTACCAATACATCTGAGACCTACTTCATAAATGACATCATTGATGGCATTTGCTAACTCCACTGATTTACTATGAGAAGCATTACCAAATCTACCATCCATAGATCCACTCTGATCTATAAGATAAACTATAAGGCATGGATTTGTACTGCTTATAGTTAAGTTTCTAATATCAAACATTGTGTTGTAAAATTTTATCTATAAAGTTCTCCGCTTTGATATTCACTTGTTGTGGTGCTTTGCGTAGTGTATTCCTGCGTTGGGGTAGCATGGTTGTTATGCCCACCACTGTAGCCACCCTGGTAGCCCTTTGTTGTATTTGGTGTTATGATTTGAGACTGATAGTTACTCCCAGGTGTAGCACTTGAAGTGCCCTTTGGATTAGCTCCGTACTTATTCCAACCATTTTCTCCTTCAGAAAAGATGAGCCAAAGTACATAGAAGGGTATAATTTGCCACCAGCCATTATTTCCTAAATCATGGCAACGTTTTGCGCCTTGTGCCCATAAAAACCAAAGCATTGGTATATAAGCTAAACCAAGCAATGCTGTGTCGTCTGAGTAGTTGTCCGCTTCAAGAATTGTTGAAATAAAAGCTTGGGCAATAACATATAGAATAAAGCTTATGCCGAATTCAGTTCTTCTAATTCGGCCTTCAAATGAGAAAGGATTTTTAAACATGTTTGTTTGGATAAAAGTTGAACGTATGTATTGTTTAAAGCATATTTCAATAGTATTCTATGGTTCTTTTAACTAAAGTTTCTTGGTCATCAACTACAATTAACAATTCGGTCCAATTACCATTAATATCATAGTTATCATAGACAAGTCTAATTGGGCATTTAATACCTTCAGAAGTTTTACTTATTCTATGATCTCTACTCCAATATTTGGTATCGATAACATTACCTCGAGAGTTATAAATGAACTCTAAACTATCTATAAATAGCCCTTGGTAATGCTCTACTTTATGTGTCAAAAGTGAATCATTGTAATAATATTTAAAGTGAGGATATTGTATGTTATGCTCCAAATATTCTACAGTATTTCCCATCTTATCTTTTACTTCAAATGGCCCCCATAACTTACCTTCACGAGTAAGTACATCTGTATTCATTCTTTTATTTATTGTATCAACTGTATAGTAGACATTATTTGTTAATGTCCAATAACTATTTGGATAGGTATGGTAATTTGCCGTATGTATAATTTCACCTTCAGAATCTATATTATTAACTTTTACAAGCTGGTTTTGGCCGTTATAGTAATATAAAGATTCTCCACCTATATGGAGCCCATCCAGATCATTAGAATATCTGGTTTTAACTTTATTACCAGTTGAGTCAAAAAATGCTATAACATATTTTGAAATCTTATTCTCTGAGTCAACATTGCCACTGCATTGGGATATGAATTGTGTAGGATTAAGATATTCAGTTTCTGTTGTTACAGACTTTACCTTTCCTCTCAAGTCATAGCTCCGAAGAACATTTCCATTATAAGGTTCAAGTTCTATGGATTCCTCACATGATAATAAAATTATTGAGGCACCTAAGAATGATAGTACTAGAGATAATTTATATATTATTTTCAAAGGGTTATAGTTTAGATATAAATTATAAACTCTTGCTAGTCAGATTCAGACGTTGAATATTGACTGCAAAATTCAAGTTTGCTTCTCCTACACCTGATGTTGTGATGCCTATAACTTCACCACGCATGTTGAAGAGTGGACCACCACTACTGCCATTTGTTATTTCAGCAGTAGTTTGAATCAGCTTGTTGTCATCCCGATAACTGGAAACGATACCTGTTGAAAGTGTATGTTCAAGGCCTTTAGGATTCCCAATCGCAAAGACATCTTCACCAATTGCTGATAAGGACCTCGCAATAGGTACAAAGGGAACTTTATCACCTTGTGTGTTTACTTTGAAAAGTACGTAGTCAAGGTCGTTTGCATCGCTTGATCTTAATATTTTTGATACTTCGTAAGTAGTACCATCATACATTTTGATGTAATGGGTATGAAATCCACTAAAAACGTGCTGGTTGCTGATGCCAATACCATCTGCTGATATGAAGAATCCGCTACCTTGCGCACCACTTTGGCCATCATTCGTAGATAAAACCAGGAATACTCCTTTTTTGCTCTTTTCGTAAAGTGAGCTCAAGCCAGAAGTGTTATTAACCTCGGTTACCGGTGTATTTCTAGCACCTCTTTCCGGTTTAATTCTATCAGGCCTTGCAGCTGGAATTAACCCTTCAGATTGTGCAGTCAACTGTCGTCGTTTCGATTCTTTTCCAGACCTTGAACAACCTGAACAACCGCTGAGCGAAATTAGTAAGCAAGCTAAAAGTATGGTTTGTAATTTCATGTTATTAACTACAAGCTATCTCTTTTGTAAAAACTTACCCACTTTAGATGTTACTTGAATAGAGAATCTTCTATTATAGCCCTCATCTCTGGTATTTCTTGATTGGCCAAAGTACCCGCTACCTGCTATGATTACTTCACACTGACCTTTGAGTTTATTAAAGTCAATACCGTTATCCTTCCAAAAATTAAATAAAGCAAGAGCCCTTTCATAACTTAATTCGTAACCTCGATTAGGATCGGTAACCCAATTGTTTTTATATCTTTCTGTATTACCTTCAATAATAAGTAAGTATTCTATTTCTTTATTTGCTTGAACAAGAGTATTAACTTTATTATAAAGTTCTTCACCAGCTTGCATTAACTGATCAAGTTCATGCAAACTCAAATTTGATATATCTGACTCATTGGGTTTGAAAACTACATCTAATTTAAGTTTATAGCGTTTATTCTGATGATCAAAAGTGTAATAGTCTGGATCTAAAGTAGAAAGAGCTTTTTCTACATTTTGTATTTCATCAAACTTCTTCCTTTCAATAGTGAGTTGATTGTTAGCTTGATTTAAACTATCAATTTTTGCCCTTAAATCTTTAATTATAGTCGTTGAATCTTCGCAAGATTTAATGATTACTTGGTCTTGTTGTCTACCAAGTAAGGTTATAGAAAACAGAATCAGTATAATAAAAAATAGGCTCGTCATTAAGTCAGAAAAACCTACCCAGAAATAAGATGTTTTCTTCATAGCTAAAACTGAATCATGCCTTTGATGATAGCATATATGAGGAAACCTGCCAAACCTAAAAATCCTGTAGTATTTAGTGCTAGTAATGCAGT of Pontibacter deserti contains these proteins:
- a CDS encoding protein phosphatase 2C domain-containing protein, coding for MAIKVFQLHKRASYEYKFIQDKFGISPNDHVYAIADGTTQSFNSEVWASLLTQKFISNPEFDSAKLLASFTQEASEFKCQDYKFSANPAKASLEREKLKKGATATFLGLQLIGNKAIHVTSVGDSNLFIINPDGTNAFPFDSAEALDRNQFFLNTESLLSNETETNIFWQKELPLQDESIIVLATDALSRLFLKHPNYIHDLIQIEDFDSFKDFCLARWDGKELEEDDITALVIYNFSSNKVSEITPPIDFSFPREKKSEFIPSFVSNPSSLSQSSDLSEIEMQHITNSVNQIGNELHQVKQSSKSQQTILLLLVGLVLLNTLLFAYFIIVKPGASKQDSSNQSAIIAERDATINNLQAEIDRLKLVANSQPLSNETSVILDSNSIKKEAIVTPEPKIEKPVVRNTSTAKSKETLAPTEDKKTDKPTIEQKSQEAKLSEEKVSTQKVNTVKKTDSVKQTDPTEIKE
- a CDS encoding S1C family serine protease, with translation MKLQTILLACLLISLSGCSGCSRSGKESKRRQLTAQSEGLIPAARPDRIKPERGARNTPVTEVNNTSGLSSLYEKSKKGVFLVLSTNDGQSGAQGSGFFISADGIGISNQHVFSGFHTHYIKMYDGTTYEVSKILRSSDANDLDYVLFKVNTQGDKVPFVPIARSLSAIGEDVFAIGNPKGLEHTLSTGIVSSYRDDNKLIQTTAEITNGSSGGPLFNMRGEVIGITTSGVGEANLNFAVNIQRLNLTSKSL
- a CDS encoding glycoside hydrolase family 25 protein, giving the protein MKKVYKWILLCLLLFVCAAIVIAYLLFTKTAEVVIDKTKYPVTGIDVSNHTGKIDFNQIKEQGVDFVYVKATEGSNFTDQSFERNYSNAKLAGIPVGAYHFFRFNKSGKDQAKHFLKHIKGKQLELPLVLDVEDWGNPSGMKRETVTAELQHFIEDVEKEVKEDVMIYTNESGYRSYISGNFDNKSIWICSFSNSPKINTKWTLWQHSHIGELNGAEGRIDLNTFNGSRVEWNTYLLSR
- a CDS encoding protein kinase family protein, yielding MFPTIAEYNQVIKTHGTDAFRSLHGLSFVPSRTLPVKIYSYGSGAYAVVFKAKAQSKEYAIRCFISADNETLDRYRSISNYLEGINESWCTEIEILEDEIDVHGRYYPVVKMEWVNGQLLNKYISDNLHNDTILTKLQEQIVKVSDSLEKHSIGHGDIQCGNVLVTKDSSGNPVIKLIDYDGLYIPEFANKTNLEHGRSEFQHPKRTQAYYNEKIDRFSFWVILCALEALKYDKSLWLEVMQGGYNTLDNLLFTGEDFKNFRNSKLVQRLYNLNKPALSFYLNSLEYFCKSPVSSVDKPILYSIEQSIAPKNVNKTETLAEANPEASQGDRLSSRFIEILSSPAGATVLKSTLQKIGETPLKIDKEQYLGKTLIISYGSQVKQRTITDSLRRIDINFSKEQPISPVRNKYKSETQPASHINSPTYVHISSSPKTNITPTVRKKDYTSTIIWSLLAVIIFGTIAVADFKSDTNEEIAYETEETTVEETVVDTTAVEVDTTDTNAISFLDYTKTLGEIYQSPSSSSYLDDNGHSATQAMLQFFWALSNNDCDAVWLKTFIQEWEDKGKDDFCDYYNFGGINDAYIEKANSIQQTESQGVFRVNYSTIHPYSGMKCYQQDIKLEKINFTDGTTTWMITEMKNIVTPYSCEYVD
- a CDS encoding SOS response-associated peptidase — protein: MCGRYSIAITVKDKNNKASRVARLLEKYKLEAHYNAAPSQLLPVVTADEPDKIQLFSWGLVPHWSKDQHHGNKPINARAETLLEKPSFRELVSRRHCLVPADGFYEWRKTASGKVPYRFLLKSEELFSFAGLWDEWADTETGEMQRTFTIITMEANELVKPTHDRMPVILSPEKEEAWLDVTKGNNLLQQFLRPFPAEEMKSYAVSALVNSVSNNSANLLQQVPEQGSLF
- a CDS encoding DUF805 domain-containing protein; the protein is MFKNPFSFEGRIRRTEFGISFILYVIAQAFISTILEADNYSDDTALLGLAYIPMLWFLWAQGAKRCHDLGNNGWWQIIPFYVLWLIFSEGENGWNKYGANPKGTSSATPGSNYQSQIITPNTTKGYQGGYSGGHNNHATPTQEYTTQSTTTSEYQSGELYR
- a CDS encoding DUF5715 family protein, producing the protein MKKKILLLVILVAVLAGLLAFPFRHKIKRKIRYVTDRSMNLIFGRSNSCDNCATLFDDKVTIHEQAYLNEGILPQDSDDGLKLLLANETLVELRSSQYYIVRNFKYSKPYLLPTAQAFIDTLANTYTFECKARKLTYLPFTISSGTRSVASVEKLMKSNSNSIKNSSHLKGKTFDVSYTAFGDNKQQLKAFISALDQLRREEKCYVKYERNGTLHITVI
- a CDS encoding vWA domain-containing protein, with protein sequence MDGRFGNASHSKSVELANAINDVIYEVGLRCIGSGGELKNRFELAILGYGKDGDKVQSGWEGQLTNKWVVSINDIFEYPLGQENDKPIWIKPYAQSATPMTKAFENARRLCQDWINWGNHRDCHPPIVINITDGEATDAGRDFNLLKKEAEQLQMLSTNYGPVSILNIHISSATGDRVLFPNDTPEVQDKFAQLLFDISTPLNENMIRIAQQKGYNIHDRAKGYVFNGNATDLINFLNIGTPQ